A part of Cottoperca gobio chromosome 4, fCotGob3.1, whole genome shotgun sequence genomic DNA contains:
- the nfil3-4 gene encoding nuclear factor, interleukin 3 regulated, member 4, translating to MESLSSILDGDQDVHILEVEDKLVHKGQRRKREFIPEESKDDLYWEKRKKNNEAAKRSREKRRMNGYVLESHLMAMKEENTRLSAELMAIKLRFGLVPPAAYTAHQSNQLQRHVHRSTQPITATQHPSLQRDYYWGGRDSYVMPRHQPPHPVFIPAYALHAMRGYSYLNTSGTTASDLLSPLVLPQNLLPTHSSRPGAPLLKPIPTRVASDEEEEQQVPGVFSLSCPAPPRKLTSRGSRNYSPP from the coding sequence ATGGAGTCCCTGTCTTCAATTCTAGATGGAGACCAAGACGTCCATATTTTAGAAGTGGAAGACAAACTGGTACACAAGGGGCAACGTCGCAAAAGGGAGTTCATACCTGAGGAAAGTAAGGACGACCTCTACTGGGAGAAACGAAAGAAGAACAACGAGGCAGCCAAACGGTCCCGGGAGAAGAGAAGGATGAATGGCTATGTGCTGGAGTCTCATCTCATGGccatgaaagaagaaaacaccaGGCTTAGCGCTGAATTAATGGCCATCAAGCTGCGCTTTGGCCTGGTCCCCCCTGCGGCCTACACTGCTCACCAGAGTAACCAGCTGCAGCGCCATGTGCACAGAAGCACCCAGCCTATCACTGCCACACAACACCCGTCCCTGCAGAGGGACTACTACTGGGGGGGCAGAGACTCTTATGTTATGCCAAGACACCAACCGCCACACCCTGTCTTCATCCCTGCATATGCCCTCCATGCCATGAGAGGCTATTCATATTTGAACACATCTGGAACTACCGCCTCTGACCTACTCTCTCCCCTTGTCCTCCCTCAAAATCTCCTGCCCACCCATTCATCCCGTCCAGGAGCTCCTCTACTGAAGCCCATTCCTACGAGAGTGGCttcagatgaagaggaggagcagcaggtcCCAGGCGTGTTTTCCCTGTCCTGCCCTGCTCCACCTCGCAAACTCACCTCCAGAGGAAGCAGAAACTACTCTCCACCATGA